In Juglans regia cultivar Chandler chromosome 13, Walnut 2.0, whole genome shotgun sequence, the following proteins share a genomic window:
- the LOC109013560 gene encoding pentatricopeptide repeat-containing protein At1g13040, mitochondrial isoform X1, whose product MGGKSSKSSGRRGVASYGSGGSSTWNLYGYTQPSYPQQNPYYMRRHPRAPLPSTSFNYGSEVHQPQRTLDRRYLNITDNYRSLDEVLGHSTGGAYRLNSLRLITTAAKPGSLRPPSLPNSVHAHASSSSSGPPNPLLCTHSDMSRSLGARRLIYRARISYFVKAGLIDQAIQVFDEMTQSDCRIFSIDYNRFVGVLVRESRFELAEHYYHKMISLGFSLNPFTYSRFISRLCKIKNFSLIEQLLEDMDRLGYVPDIWALNIYLYLLCQESRIELALEVFRRMIEKGREGDVATYTILIHGLCKARKFDAAAEMWRDMINKGLSPDNNACTALVIGLCDGGKVNLAYELTIGVMKGRVNFSNLIYNALINGFCRAGRIDKAQAIKSFMRTNGCEPDLVTYNVLLNYCCDGLMLEEAEKLMRKMERTGMKLDVYSYNQFIKGLCKADLPDKAYLFMVNKMEAKGLCDVVSYNTIIRAFCKAFRTRRAYKLFEEMGRKGITPDVVTFTILVKGFLREGSSDIAKKLLDQMASMGLFPDRIFYTTIVDHLCKNGKIETAHSVFSDMLEKGIAPDVVSYNALINGLCKVSRVSEAMHLYEEMQMSGSYPDEVTFKLIIGGLIREKKLSLACSIWDQMMEKGFTLDGAVSETLINAIHSRDATWT is encoded by the exons ATGGGGGGCAAAAGTTCGAAGAGCTCGGGTCGGAGAGGAGTGGCGTCATATGGATCTGGTGGTTCTTCAACATGGAATCTGTATGGGTATACACAACCGTCATACCCTCAGCAAAACCCCTATTACATGCGGCGGCATCCCCGTGCTCCACTGCCCTCTACATCTTTTAATTATGGCTCAGAGGTACACCAGCCACAGAGAACATTGGATAGAAGATACTTGAATATTACAGATAACTACCGGTCCTTGGACGAG GTGCTAGGTCATTCAACCGGCGGAGCTTACCGCCTCAATTCCTTGAGGCTAATCACCACTGCGGCAAAACCAGGTAGTCTACGTCCTCCTTCTCTCCCAAATTCTGTGCATGCCCATGCATCAAGTTCCTCGTCAGGTCCTCCCAACCCACTGCTATGCACTCACTCTGATATGTCTCGCAGTCTTGGTGCACGCCGCCTCATATACCGAGCTCGAATCTCATACTTTGTTAAAGCTGGTCTCATTGACCAAGCCATCCAGGTGTTTGACGAAATGACCCAATCAGATTGCCGGATATTCAGCATTGACTACAACCGGTTTGTCGGTGTATTGGTCCGTGAATCGCGCTTTGAGTTGGCTGAGCACTACTACCACAAAATGATCTCCCTGGGCTTTTCcctcaatccatttacatactCAAGGTTCATTTCTCGATTGTGCAAAATCAAGAACTTTAGCCTCATTGAGCAGCTTCTAGAAGACATGGATAGGCTTGGTTATGTACCCGACATTTGGgctcttaatatatatttgtatctttTGTGTCAAGAGAGTAGAATAGAATTGGCTTTGGAAGTCTTTCGTAGAATGAtcgagaaaggaagagagggtGATGTTGCAACATACACTATACTAATTCATGGATTGTGTAAAGCAAGGAAGTTTGATGCTGCAGCTGAAATGTGGCGTGATATGATAAACAAGGGTTTAAGTCCAGATAATAATGCCTGTACAGCACTTGTTATTGGGTTATGTGATGGTGGGAAGGTTAATTTAGCATATGAGCTTACAATTGGTGTGATGAAGGGTCGGGTCAACTTTagtaatttgatttataatgcATTGATTAATGGGTTTTGTAGAGCAGGTAGGATTGATAAGGCACAAGCGATCAAATCATTCATGAGGACGAATGGTTGCGAGCCAGATTTGGTTACATACAATGTGCTATTGAACTATTGTTGTGATGGGCTTATGTTGGAGGAAGCGGAGAAGTTGatgaggaagatggagaggacTGGGATGAAACTGGATGTGTACAGTTACAACCAATTTATAAAGGGTCTTTGCAAGGCAGACCTGCCAGATAAGGCTTATTTGTTCATGGTGAATAAGATGGAGGCCAAAGGATTGTGTGATGTTGTGTCTTATAATACCATCATTAGAGCTTTTTGCAAGGCATTTCGTACTAGAAGGGCCTACAAGCTTTTTGAGGAAATGGGGCGGAAAGGGATCACTCCAGATGTGGTGACATTCACGATTCTTGTTAAAGGTTTTCTTAGAGAAGGTAGTTCTGATATAGCAAAAAAACTTCTTGATCAGATGGCAAGCATGGGTCTATTTCCTGATCGTATATTTTATACTACGATTGTTGATCACTTATGTAAGAATGGGAAGATTGAGACAGCTCATAGTGTTTTTTCTGACATGCTGGAGAAGGGAATTGCCCCCGATGTGGTTTCATACAATGCCCTCATAAATGGGCTTTGCAAGGTTTCTAGAGTTAGTGAAGCTATGCATCTCTATGAGGAAATGCAGATGAGTGGATCCTATCCTGATGAAGTAACTTTCAAGTTAATAATTGGGGGGCTTATACGAGAAAAGAAGCTTTCATTGGCTTGTAGCATATGGGATCAGATGATGGAGAAGGGCTTTACTCTTGATGGAGCTGTGTCAGAGACTCTAATCAATGCTATTCATTCAAGAGATGCCACATGGACATGA
- the LOC109013560 gene encoding pentatricopeptide repeat-containing protein At1g13040, mitochondrial isoform X2, which produces MSRSLGARRLIYRARISYFVKAGLIDQAIQVFDEMTQSDCRIFSIDYNRFVGVLVRESRFELAEHYYHKMISLGFSLNPFTYSRFISRLCKIKNFSLIEQLLEDMDRLGYVPDIWALNIYLYLLCQESRIELALEVFRRMIEKGREGDVATYTILIHGLCKARKFDAAAEMWRDMINKGLSPDNNACTALVIGLCDGGKVNLAYELTIGVMKGRVNFSNLIYNALINGFCRAGRIDKAQAIKSFMRTNGCEPDLVTYNVLLNYCCDGLMLEEAEKLMRKMERTGMKLDVYSYNQFIKGLCKADLPDKAYLFMVNKMEAKGLCDVVSYNTIIRAFCKAFRTRRAYKLFEEMGRKGITPDVVTFTILVKGFLREGSSDIAKKLLDQMASMGLFPDRIFYTTIVDHLCKNGKIETAHSVFSDMLEKGIAPDVVSYNALINGLCKVSRVSEAMHLYEEMQMSGSYPDEVTFKLIIGGLIREKKLSLACSIWDQMMEKGFTLDGAVSETLINAIHSRDATWT; this is translated from the coding sequence ATGTCTCGCAGTCTTGGTGCACGCCGCCTCATATACCGAGCTCGAATCTCATACTTTGTTAAAGCTGGTCTCATTGACCAAGCCATCCAGGTGTTTGACGAAATGACCCAATCAGATTGCCGGATATTCAGCATTGACTACAACCGGTTTGTCGGTGTATTGGTCCGTGAATCGCGCTTTGAGTTGGCTGAGCACTACTACCACAAAATGATCTCCCTGGGCTTTTCcctcaatccatttacatactCAAGGTTCATTTCTCGATTGTGCAAAATCAAGAACTTTAGCCTCATTGAGCAGCTTCTAGAAGACATGGATAGGCTTGGTTATGTACCCGACATTTGGgctcttaatatatatttgtatctttTGTGTCAAGAGAGTAGAATAGAATTGGCTTTGGAAGTCTTTCGTAGAATGAtcgagaaaggaagagagggtGATGTTGCAACATACACTATACTAATTCATGGATTGTGTAAAGCAAGGAAGTTTGATGCTGCAGCTGAAATGTGGCGTGATATGATAAACAAGGGTTTAAGTCCAGATAATAATGCCTGTACAGCACTTGTTATTGGGTTATGTGATGGTGGGAAGGTTAATTTAGCATATGAGCTTACAATTGGTGTGATGAAGGGTCGGGTCAACTTTagtaatttgatttataatgcATTGATTAATGGGTTTTGTAGAGCAGGTAGGATTGATAAGGCACAAGCGATCAAATCATTCATGAGGACGAATGGTTGCGAGCCAGATTTGGTTACATACAATGTGCTATTGAACTATTGTTGTGATGGGCTTATGTTGGAGGAAGCGGAGAAGTTGatgaggaagatggagaggacTGGGATGAAACTGGATGTGTACAGTTACAACCAATTTATAAAGGGTCTTTGCAAGGCAGACCTGCCAGATAAGGCTTATTTGTTCATGGTGAATAAGATGGAGGCCAAAGGATTGTGTGATGTTGTGTCTTATAATACCATCATTAGAGCTTTTTGCAAGGCATTTCGTACTAGAAGGGCCTACAAGCTTTTTGAGGAAATGGGGCGGAAAGGGATCACTCCAGATGTGGTGACATTCACGATTCTTGTTAAAGGTTTTCTTAGAGAAGGTAGTTCTGATATAGCAAAAAAACTTCTTGATCAGATGGCAAGCATGGGTCTATTTCCTGATCGTATATTTTATACTACGATTGTTGATCACTTATGTAAGAATGGGAAGATTGAGACAGCTCATAGTGTTTTTTCTGACATGCTGGAGAAGGGAATTGCCCCCGATGTGGTTTCATACAATGCCCTCATAAATGGGCTTTGCAAGGTTTCTAGAGTTAGTGAAGCTATGCATCTCTATGAGGAAATGCAGATGAGTGGATCCTATCCTGATGAAGTAACTTTCAAGTTAATAATTGGGGGGCTTATACGAGAAAAGAAGCTTTCATTGGCTTGTAGCATATGGGATCAGATGATGGAGAAGGGCTTTACTCTTGATGGAGCTGTGTCAGAGACTCTAATCAATGCTATTCATTCAAGAGATGCCACATGGACATGA